A window of Apium graveolens cultivar Ventura chromosome 8, ASM990537v1, whole genome shotgun sequence contains these coding sequences:
- the LOC141679717 gene encoding dof zinc finger protein DOF3.5-like: MEIKPSMERESSQTQTPSDSNSKGKAPMKPKHKCPRCGSWDTGFGYYNNNKSSQPRYRCKDCRKHWTLGGTVRNIHEHESADLEPGTIESSGGIIRTSGSLNYTRPVANQPPLDFVRVDPTASPTQ, translated from the coding sequence ATGGAGATAAAACCCAGCATGGAAAGAGAAAGTAGTCAGACGCAGACCCCTTCTGATTCCAATTCCAAAGGGAAGGCCCCGATGAAGCCGAAGCATAAGTGCCCAAGATGTGGCTCATGGGACACTGGGTTTGGCTACTATAACAATAACAAAAGCTCTCAGCCTCGCTATAGGTGCAAGGACTGTAGAAAACATTGGACCTTGGGTGGAACTGTGAGGAACATTCATGAACATGAGTCGGCTGATCTGGAACCGGGGACCATTGAATCTAGCGGTGGCATTATCCGTACATCTGGATCACTAAACTACACCCGCCCTGTGGCTAATCAGCCTCCCCTTGATTTTGTCCGGGTGGACCCGACAGCTTCTCCAACTCAATAA